Genomic segment of Longimicrobium sp.:
AGAACCCGAAGTCGCTCCCCGCCTTTCCGCTGCGGGTGGCGGCGGTGGACGTGGGCTCCAACGCCATGCGCTTCATCGCCGCGGAGTTCCGCGGCGCCACGGAGTACGAGACGCTGGCAGAGCAGCGCATGCCCGTGCGGCTGGGGCACGACGTCTTCCTCACAGGCAAGCTGCCGCGCGAGGCGATGGACGCGGCCGTGGAGGCGATGAAGGGCTTCCGGCGGCAGATGGAGGCGCTGGGGATCGACCACTACCGTGCCGTGGCCACCAGCGCCATGCGCGAGTCGCGCAACGGCGGCGAGCTGGTGCAGCGCATCCGCGACGAGGCGGGGCTGGAGCTGGAGGTCATCACCGGGTCCGAGGAGGCGCGGCTGGTCTACGAGGCGATCCGCGCCAGCGTTCCCCTCGAGAGCCACAAGTGGATCCTGGTGGACCTGGGCGGCGGGAGCGTGGAGGTGTCGCTGGTGGACGCCGGCGGCATCCTGTGGAGCGAGAGCCATGTGATGGGCTCCGTGCGCCTCCTGGAAGAGCTCTCCGTCTCCGGCGAGGAGCCCGGGCGCTTCCAGCGGCTGCTGCGCGAGTACGCGGCCACGCTGCAGATCCCGGTCATCGCGCAGCAGTGGAACCCGCGTGGGGTGATCGCCACCGGCGGCAACATCGAGGCGCTGGCGCGGCTTGCGGGCGGCAAGGCGGCGCGTGGGAAGTTGACGCGCCTGTCGCTCACCGAGCTGCGCGGGCTCATCGAGATGCTCTCGCGCCTCTCGTACCGCCAGCGCGTGGACGAGCTGGGGCTGCGCGAGGACCGCGCGGACGTCATCCTCCCCGCCTCCATGGTCTACGAGCGCGTCATCTCCGTGTCCGGCGCGGAGGAGGTGTTCGTGCCGGCGGTGGGGCTCAAGGACGGCGTGCTGGTGGACCTGGTGGACGACCTCGTGACGCACCAGGAGCACGAGGACCGCAAGGACAGGCACGCGGTGGCGGGGGCGGTGTCGCTGGGGCGGCGCTACATGTTCGACGAGACACACGCGCAGCACGTGGCGCGGCTCGCCGGCTCCCTCTTCGACCAGCTGCGCAAGGTGCACAAGCTGGAGCCCACCGACCGGCGCATCCTGCTGGCCGCGGCGGTGCTGCACGACATCGGCGTGTACGTGGGCTACAAGAAGCACCACAAGCACTCGTTCTACCTGGTCTCCCAGAGCGAGATCCCGGAGTTCTCGCAGCGCGAGATCGACATCATCGCCAACCTGGCGCGCTACCACCGCAAGGGCGTCCCGGCCGAGCACCACGACCACTTCACCCGGCTTCCCGAAGAGGACCGTGCGCGCGTGATCAAGCTCGCCTCGCTGCTGCGCGTGGCCGATGCGCTCGACCGCGAGCACATCCAGGCCGTTTCCAGCGTGCGCGCGCGTGTGGCAAAGGATCGCTGCACTCTGGAGCTGGAGGGCACGGGCGACCTCCTCCTGGAGCGCTGGGCGCTGCGCCGCAAAGGCGGGCTCTTCGAGGGCACCTTTGGCCTCAAGGTGGAGATCGCGGGCCCCACGGAGTGACCCCCGGCTGTCGGATGGCGAAGCCCCCACAATCCCACCTTCGCTGAATCACGCCACATGAACACGTCACCGCACGACACGGAGGTGCTGGTGGCCGGCGGCGGCCCCACGGGGCTGATGCTGGCGCTGGGGCTGGTCTCGCGCGGGATCACGTGCCGCGTGGTCGACCGCACGCCGGTGCGCTCCGACCGCTCGCGCGCGCTGGTGGTGCACGCCCGGTCGCTCGAGCTGCTTCAGAAGCTGGGGATTGCGGACGAGCTGATCGCGGCGGGGCGGCGGACGATGGCCGCCAAGGTCTTCATCAACGGTCGCCCCGCGGTCGACTTCGCGTTCGGCGAGGTCGCAAAGGTCACCGATACGCCCTTCCCGTTCACCCTGCTGGTGTCGCAGGTCGACACGGAGCGCGTGTTGGAGAAGCGGCTGGCGGCCCTGGGAACACGGGTGGAGCGGCCGCTGGAGCTGCTCGGCTTCGAGCAGGACGCGGACGTGGTGCGCGCGCGCGTGCGGCACGAGGATGGGCGCGAGGAAGAGATCCGCGCCCGCTACATCGTGGGATGCGACGGAGCGCACAGCGTGGTGCGTAAGGGCGCGGGTCTAACTTTCGAGGGCGGGGCGTATCCGCAGGACTTCGTGCTCGCGGACCTGACCGTGGATTGGGAGAACGACGACGATTCGCTGTACATCTTCGTCTCGCGCGCGGGGCTCCTGGCCGTCTTCCCCTTCGCGGAGCCGGGGTTTTACCGGCTGATCGCGACGCGCCCCGAGTCTGCGCCCGAAGACGCCGGCGATCCCTCGCTCGACGAGATGCGGGAGATCGTTCGCGAGACGTCACCGATTCCGATGGAGCTCCGCGATCCTCACTGGCTCGCGCGCTTTCGCCTTCATCACCGCGCGGCGAACCATTATCGTGCGGGCCGGGCGTTCGTGGCGGGCGATGCGGCGCACATCCACAGCCCCGCGGGAGGGCAGGGGATGAACACGGGGCTCCAGGACGCGGCCAATCTGGCGTGGAAGCTGGCGCTCGTGCTTCGCGGGCACGCGCCGGAAGGCTTCCTGGACAGCTACGAAGCCGAGCGGCTCCCCGTCGGACGGCGCCTGCTGCGCACCACCGACCGCCTGTTCGCAGGCACCGCGGCGCGGGGTCCTGTGAGCCTGGCCATCGCCGGCTTCCTCCTGCCGCGCATCGGCCGGATCGCGCTTGGCCAGCCGAGGCTCGCGGTACGCGGCTTCCGCTTCATCTCGCAGCTGGAGATCGCGTATCCCTCCAGCCCTGTGGTTGACGAGGCACGCCCACGCTTCCGGGGCGGACCCCGGGCGGGGAACCGCGCTCCGGATGCCCCGGTGCGCCGCGACGACACTGAAACCACCCTGTTCTCGCTCTGCACCGGCGCCGCGCACCACCTCCTCGTCTTCGGCGGCGACTCCGCGGATGCGCTCCGCACCCTCGCCGCCGAGCACCTGGGCGACGTGCAGGCGCACCACATCACCCGCAGCCGCGGGGTCGCGGATGCGTGGCTCGACGAGTCGGGCGAGGCGCACCGGCGCTACGGGATCACGGAATCAGGCTATTACCTGATCCGTCCTGATGGCTACATCGCGTTCCGCGCAGATGAACTGGACACAGAACCCCTTGCCCAGTACCTCCGCGATATCTTCCCACCCCAATAGTTGGTCTCGCAACAATCCGCTGTTCTCTCTCCGCGCCTCTGCGTCTCCGCGTGAGCCGTCTGTATCGATCTACAAGCCCGTCGGATGGTCGATGAAGAACCATTCGATGCCGAACTTGAGCTCCAGGTGCTCCGCGAGTGCGCGAACACCCCACACCTCGGTGGCGTAGTGGCCGCCGAGGTAGAGGTTGATCCCGCCCTCTTCTGCGTCGAAGAAGTTGTGGTGCGCCCCCTCGCCGGTGATGAAGGCGTCGAGCTCCGCGGCCACCGCATCCGCCACCTTGCCTCCCGCGCCACCCGTGACGACGCCAACCCGCCGCACGTGCTCGGGGCCGCCGGCGATCATCTTCACGCGCGTGCCGAGGACCTCGTCGAGTCGCGCGCAGAGCGCCTCACGGCGCAGATCCACCTCGCCCCACACGCCGAGCGGCAGCCCCTTGTAATCGCCAAAGGTGCCCTGCGGCTCCGCACCGAGCGCCCGCAGCAGGACGGCGTTGTTGCCGACGTCCGGGTGCGCATCGAGCGGCAGGTGCGCGGCGTAGACGGCGACACCCGCGTCCAACAGCGGCTTGATCCGCCGATAGCGCCGGCCGGTCAGGGGACGGTTCCCATCCCAGAACAACCCGTGGTGCACCAGGAGGAGATCGGCATCACCGGCGATCGCCTGGTCCACCGTCGCCTGCGCCGCATCCACCGCCACGGCGATGCGGCGGATGGGACGCGTGCCCTCCACCTGCAGCCCGTTCACCGCGTCCGGGTAGTCAGGCGTCGTTGCGATGCGGAGGTAGTCGTCCAAGTAGCGGACCAGCTCGTCGAGCTTCACGGAATGCCGGTGGGAAGAGACGCGCGTTTTCCCCGATCTGTGGATAACGGGAGTGGAGAACCAGGGGTCGCTCGTGTGGAAAACACGTAAGCAGTTCATGCATATAAGCTTGCGTACTGTTCACCCTGTTGTGGAAAACATCCCGACGTGCGTGGAGTTTTCCCCCGACCCCGCAGGGAGTGCGCGGACGGCTTCGGCGTCCAGCATCTGAACCTGGCCGTTGAAGCGTGCGCCTTCCTCCAGGTGAAGG
This window contains:
- a CDS encoding Ppx/GppA phosphatase family protein, with the translated sequence MPQLSAPKKNPKSLPAFPLRVAAVDVGSNAMRFIAAEFRGATEYETLAEQRMPVRLGHDVFLTGKLPREAMDAAVEAMKGFRRQMEALGIDHYRAVATSAMRESRNGGELVQRIRDEAGLELEVITGSEEARLVYEAIRASVPLESHKWILVDLGGGSVEVSLVDAGGILWSESHVMGSVRLLEELSVSGEEPGRFQRLLREYAATLQIPVIAQQWNPRGVIATGGNIEALARLAGGKAARGKLTRLSLTELRGLIEMLSRLSYRQRVDELGLREDRADVILPASMVYERVISVSGAEEVFVPAVGLKDGVLVDLVDDLVTHQEHEDRKDRHAVAGAVSLGRRYMFDETHAQHVARLAGSLFDQLRKVHKLEPTDRRILLAAAVLHDIGVYVGYKKHHKHSFYLVSQSEIPEFSQREIDIIANLARYHRKGVPAEHHDHFTRLPEEDRARVIKLASLLRVADALDREHIQAVSSVRARVAKDRCTLELEGTGDLLLERWALRRKGGLFEGTFGLKVEIAGPTE
- a CDS encoding FAD-dependent monooxygenase; the protein is MNTSPHDTEVLVAGGGPTGLMLALGLVSRGITCRVVDRTPVRSDRSRALVVHARSLELLQKLGIADELIAAGRRTMAAKVFINGRPAVDFAFGEVAKVTDTPFPFTLLVSQVDTERVLEKRLAALGTRVERPLELLGFEQDADVVRARVRHEDGREEEIRARYIVGCDGAHSVVRKGAGLTFEGGAYPQDFVLADLTVDWENDDDSLYIFVSRAGLLAVFPFAEPGFYRLIATRPESAPEDAGDPSLDEMREIVRETSPIPMELRDPHWLARFRLHHRAANHYRAGRAFVAGDAAHIHSPAGGQGMNTGLQDAANLAWKLALVLRGHAPEGFLDSYEAERLPVGRRLLRTTDRLFAGTAARGPVSLAIAGFLLPRIGRIALGQPRLAVRGFRFISQLEIAYPSSPVVDEARPRFRGGPRAGNRAPDAPVRRDDTETTLFSLCTGAAHHLLVFGGDSADALRTLAAEHLGDVQAHHITRSRGVADAWLDESGEAHRRYGITESGYYLIRPDGYIAFRADELDTEPLAQYLRDIFPPQ
- a CDS encoding Nif3-like dinuclear metal center hexameric protein → MKLDELVRYLDDYLRIATTPDYPDAVNGLQVEGTRPIRRIAVAVDAAQATVDQAIAGDADLLLVHHGLFWDGNRPLTGRRYRRIKPLLDAGVAVYAAHLPLDAHPDVGNNAVLLRALGAEPQGTFGDYKGLPLGVWGEVDLRREALCARLDEVLGTRVKMIAGGPEHVRRVGVVTGGAGGKVADAVAAELDAFITGEGAHHNFFDAEEGGINLYLGGHYATEVWGVRALAEHLELKFGIEWFFIDHPTGL